The genomic interval AAAGAGTATATTTGGGCGCTTAAAAAAACGGCTAATAGCTAAAACCAAAAAATGAGTGACGATTTAACACCAGACAACCCCAATGAGGGGGCAGACCAGAATCTGCGCAATCAACCCCGGATAATACCTATTAATATAGAAGAGGAAATGAAAACCGCCTACATTGATTATTCAATGTCGGTGATTGTTTCTCGCGCTATCCCCGATGTGCGTGATGGGCTGAAGCCGGTGCATCGCCGGGTTTTGTTCGCCATGAACGAACTGGGTCTCAGTCCGGGCAAACCTTATAAAAAGTCGGCGAGAATAGTGGGAGAGGTGCTAGGTAAGTATCACCCCCACGGCGATAGTTCGGTTTATGATGCGATGGTTCGTATGGCTCAAGATTGGAGTCTTCGATATCCTTTAGTGGATGGACAGGGTAACTTCGGAAGTATAGATAATGACCCACCAGCGGCCATGCGTTATACAGAGGCCAGATTGCGCCGGGTGGCAGAAGACATTTTGACCGATATTGAAAAAGATACGGTGGACATGCGTCTGAACTTTGATGATAGTTTGGAAGAGCCTACTGTTCTGCCTTCAAAAATCCCTACTCTTTTGGTGAATGGCGCTTCGGGCATTGCCGTAGGTATGGCAACAAATATGTTGCCGCACAACATGACGGAAGTGGTGGAAGGTGTCATTAAATATATAGACGACAAAGATGTTACGATTGACGAACTGATGACGGTAGTGAAAGCTCCTGACTTCCCAACCGGTGGAACCATATATGGATACGACGGTGTGCGGCAGGCTTTTATGACCGGAAGAGGACGAGTAGTTCTTCGCGGAAAAGCTGAGATTGAAACACAGGATAACGGGAGAGAACAGATCATCATTACCGAAGTTCCTTACCAAGTAGTGAAAAGCGATTTAGTAAAAAAGATTGCTGAATTGGCAGATGAGAAGAAGATAGAAGGTATCAGCGAGGTTCGCGATGAATCAGACCGAAACGGTATCCGGGTGGTGATTGAATTGAAGCGCGACGCTATTTCCAATGTAGTCTTGAACCAGTTGTTTGCATTGACCTCTCTTCAAACATCTTTTGGTGTTAATAATGTGGCCCTAGTGCATGGCCGCCCTATGTTGCTCAATCTCAGGGATATGATTAAGCACTTTGTGGAGTTTCGCCATGAGGTGGTCATAAGAAGAGCTAAGTGGGAACTGAAGAAAGCCGAAGAGCGTGCCCATATATTAGAAGGGCTTTTGATTGCCCTCAATAATATAGACGCAGTAATCAAGTTGATTCGCGCCTCCAACGACCGCGATATTGCCAGAGAAGGTTTGATGAGCGAGTTCCATTTGTCTGAAATTCAGGCAAAAGCCATCCTCGAAATGCGTTTACAGACCCTTACTGGTCTGGAAAGAGGCAAGATTGAAGCCGAACATAAGGAATTGATGGAGAAAATAGATTGGCTGAACCGCGTTTTGAACGAAGAGCCTTTGCGGATGCAGATTATCAAGGATGAGATGATTGAGGTGAAGGAGAAGTATGGTGATGTGCGCCGAACAAATATTGAATATGCCGCCGGTGATTTCAATATGGAAGATTTGATTGCCAACGACGAAGTGGTTGTAACTATTTCTCACTTAGGCTACATAAAGCGCACTCTCTCAAGCGAATACAAGACCCAGAACAGGGGAGGACGAGGTAGCAAAGGTAGCGCCACCCGCGATGAAGACTTCATCGAACACCTCTTCTTGGCCACCAACCACAACTACATTCTTTTCTTCACAGAACTTGGCCGATGTTTCTGGCTAAAGGTTTATGAAATCCCTGAAGGGGAGAAGTCGAGTAAAGGAAGAGCCATCCAAAACCTGATCAGTATCCCGAAGGAGGATAGGATTATGGCCTACATCCCGGTTCAAAACCTAAAAGAAGACGAATATCTGGATAGTAATTTCGTGATTTTCTGTACCAAGAAAGGAACCATCAAAAAGACCACTTTAAAAGCCTATTCCAACGTTCGGGCAGGAGGGGTTATCGCCATAGATATAAGAGAAGGAGATGAACTAGTACAGGTATCTCTTACTTCAGGTAACAGCGAGATAGTCATTGCGACAAAGGCTGGTAAGGCCATTCGCTTTAACAATGAAACAGTTCGTTCAGTAGGTAGAAACTCAGTCGGAGTTCGGGGTGTTACCTTAGCAAATGAAAAGGATGAGGTGATTGGAATGATTACTGTTCATCCAGAAAACAAGGCAGAAACTATCATGGTTTTGTCGGCCAAAGGATATGGCAAACGAAGCGATATTGAAGATTACCGGATCACTAACCGAGGTGGAAAGGGTGTAAAAACCATCAGCGTAACCGATAAGACGGGAAGTCTGATTGCCATTCTCAACGTAACCGACGATGACCACGTAATGGTGATTAACAAATCGGGAGTTGCAATACGTATCGCTGTGGACAAACTACGAGTGATGGGTCGTGCTACCCAAGGAGTCCGCATCATTAAACTGGATGCTAAAGATGCCATAGCGGCGGTAGCCAAGATAGAAAACGGCAAATTGAGTTATAACCCGGAAGAAGATGGTGATTTAGGAGCTACCGAAGAAACGGGAAACACCGAAGGACCAACTACTTAAATCTTAAACATTTAAACCATTAATATGAAAAAACCGATTGTTTTATTCATCTTTTCCCTTGTTTTGACCCTTGTTCATGCTCAAGAAGGCAACAACATCTGTGTCTGGAACGCAATGAACAACTATAATACTGGGGGAGGACCCGAAGAGTTGGAAACTGCCATCAAATGTTCAGACGAAGCCTCAGTCCATGAGGGGACTTCACTAAAGTCTAAAACCTGGCTTTACAGGGGGCAGCTATTCACTACAATTTCGACCGATAAAGTACTTAAAACAAAGTACCCAACTGCCTTGCTTGAAGCGGTTAAAGCATTCAAGAAGATATACGATCTCGCCGAGCCAAAGTTCCGCGATTGGGAAGATGCCTTTAAATATATGATACCACTAGCACCAACACGTTCAATGCTGGAGTAGATGCTTTTCAAGCCAAGAACTATGCCGATGCTTATAAGTTCTTCTATGCTATTAAAGACATTAACATGGTCATGGAAGCAAAAGGGAAAACCCCAAACATAGATTTGGCTACTGCGCTAAAGAACGCTGCTATTAGTGCTGAAAATGCAGGCAACAATGAAGCAGCACTTCAGGTTTATAAAGAGTGGATCGCTATTGCACCAGAGGCATCTGCGTATAGAAGCTATGCAATCTTGCTTAAAAATAGCTCCAAAACAGAGGAGGCCAAGAAGGTGGTTGATGAGGCATTGATCAAATATCCAAATGATGCCAACCTCTTGGTTGAGAAGATAAATTTCTTTCTGGAAGGCGCTCAATACGCTGAAGCGCTCACTTTTGTCAATAATTTGTTGCAGGTGGAGCCAAATAACGACGGTGCTCTATTTATTAAAGGTCTGGCTTATGATAAGTTAGGTAAGGAAGATTCAGTTATCTATTATTATGAAAAGGCTGCCGCCGCTAATCCTAAAAATGTGAAGCCCCTGAACAATCTGGGCGCTATATATGTCAATAAGGCAAATGCTATGGTTGATGCAATGAACAAATTAGGCAACAGCACAGATGACACCAAAAAGTATGAGGAATATAAAAAGCAACGCCGCGAGTTATATCTTAAAGCAAAGCCGTACCTTGAAAGAGCAAAAATAATCGCTCCTGAAGATGAACAGATTTCAAGGATTCTTAAACAGATAGAACTTTACACGAAGGACTAAGAGAAGTTAGAAAGGGACGGGTGCTCAATTGGGTACCCGTTCTTTTTACTATTATACTTTACATAATGTTAATTATAATACAGAAGCATTTGAATCCGATACTGTATAGGCTCTTTGTCTGTATAGAACTGTCAACTCTAAAAATATCTTAAGCATTTATCTCCGGCAATTCTGTTTATAGGTTACTCTATGCGCTTTTATTTCACAGAACACTACCAGTTCCAAACCAGATAGAAATAAAAAAAGGGCGTTCCCGGTATCTGGGAACGCCCTTAAAAAGAAACTCGATTTTAGTCTATGCAAATAGCATCTACAATCTCGCTGTATTCGCCAAAGCCCAAATTATTCCAAGCTCGGATACGGAAAAAGTAACGCAGTCCAGGCTGAATTAAAATAAACTCATCATCCATCAAATAGCCATTGAGTTTATAATTCAGCACCCCTGCAAGGTCTATTACCTTCCATTTACCAGTCGGCTCTGTTTTGATTTCAATCCAATAAACCTTGGCGCCTTTGACTTTACCCCACTCCAGCAATATCTCGATGGTTTCGAGTGACTCCACCGTCTTGATTACCACTTTAGTGCAAGGCTGGGTAGTGCCAGCAACTTTACGGGTTTTAAAGCCTGCGCTCTCAATCTTAATCCGGTCTCCGCCGCTTTGCTTCTGGATATCATATCCCAAAAGAGTAATCATCGCCAGTATTTCCCGGATGACTTCGTCGCGCTGAAGGATTAAATCATGATCGCCACTGGCCGCTGCTGAAATCAGGGCCTCTAACTGGTCGGCTTTAAGCAATAGATCTGCCAAGGTGGGGTCAACCGAAGGAAAGTAAGCATTGCCGGTCAGTTTCATAATATGCATTCGGATTCTGGCCAGCACCTTTTCTGGTGTGCTCAGCTCTTGGAAAGCAAAAGTGATAGTGACCAACATCATCAAAGGGTTGGCTAATAATTGCGCCCTCCTGACTTTGTTTCTATTCCGGTTTACCCGGTTTTGATTATGCACTCTGCTCATTTTTTTCGAGTGCTTTTTAACTGTTTTCATAAAACATAGATTTAGAAATGTTAAAAATAAATGCCATCGAAGGTTGTTGTGACGAGGTGCCTTTATCCTTCCCTGCTATTTTCAGGCGAAGAGCCATTAACCCGTCCCGGCTGATTTCATATTTCGGAAACGTCCGGAATTTTTATCTGCTACTCTGCTTCATGCGTTCTATTTTTTTTGTTTCTATTCCGCAAAATGCGGCTTGTTTAAATGATAAACGTAAACACCATTTCTTTTATTGCATCCGCTCTGAAATTCTATTGTCATTTTTCCCGAGCTAAAAAAAACCGTTAAAA from Bacteroidota bacterium carries:
- the gyrA gene encoding DNA gyrase subunit A, with amino-acid sequence MSDDLTPDNPNEGADQNLRNQPRIIPINIEEEMKTAYIDYSMSVIVSRAIPDVRDGLKPVHRRVLFAMNELGLSPGKPYKKSARIVGEVLGKYHPHGDSSVYDAMVRMAQDWSLRYPLVDGQGNFGSIDNDPPAAMRYTEARLRRVAEDILTDIEKDTVDMRLNFDDSLEEPTVLPSKIPTLLVNGASGIAVGMATNMLPHNMTEVVEGVIKYIDDKDVTIDELMTVVKAPDFPTGGTIYGYDGVRQAFMTGRGRVVLRGKAEIETQDNGREQIIITEVPYQVVKSDLVKKIAELADEKKIEGISEVRDESDRNGIRVVIELKRDAISNVVLNQLFALTSLQTSFGVNNVALVHGRPMLLNLRDMIKHFVEFRHEVVIRRAKWELKKAEERAHILEGLLIALNNIDAVIKLIRASNDRDIAREGLMSEFHLSEIQAKAILEMRLQTLTGLERGKIEAEHKELMEKIDWLNRVLNEEPLRMQIIKDEMIEVKEKYGDVRRTNIEYAAGDFNMEDLIANDEVVVTISHLGYIKRTLSSEYKTQNRGGRGSKGSATRDEDFIEHLFLATNHNYILFFTELGRCFWLKVYEIPEGEKSSKGRAIQNLISIPKEDRIMAYIPVQNLKEDEYLDSNFVIFCTKKGTIKKTTLKAYSNVRAGGVIAIDIREGDELVQVSLTSGNSEIVIATKAGKAIRFNNETVRSVGRNSVGVRGVTLANEKDEVIGMITVHPENKAETIMVLSAKGYGKRSDIEDYRITNRGGKGVKTISVTDKTGSLIAILNVTDDDHVMVINKSGVAIRIAVDKLRVMGRATQGVRIIKLDAKDAIAAVAKIENGKLSYNPEEDGDLGATEETGNTEGPTT
- a CDS encoding tetratricopeptide repeat protein, with the protein product MVMEAKGKTPNIDLATALKNAAISAENAGNNEAALQVYKEWIAIAPEASAYRSYAILLKNSSKTEEAKKVVDEALIKYPNDANLLVEKINFFLEGAQYAEALTFVNNLLQVEPNNDGALFIKGLAYDKLGKEDSVIYYYEKAAAANPKNVKPLNNLGAIYVNKANAMVDAMNKLGNSTDDTKKYEEYKKQRRELYLKAKPYLERAKIIAPEDEQISRILKQIELYTKD
- a CDS encoding fibronectin type III domain-containing protein, which produces MKTVKKHSKKMSRVHNQNRVNRNRNKVRRAQLLANPLMMLVTITFAFQELSTPEKVLARIRMHIMKLTGNAYFPSVDPTLADLLLKADQLEALISAAASGDHDLILQRDEVIREILAMITLLGYDIQKQSGGDRIKIESAGFKTRKVAGTTQPCTKVVIKTVESLETIEILLEWGKVKGAKVYWIEIKTEPTGKWKVIDLAGVLNYKLNGYLMDDEFILIQPGLRYFFRIRAWNNLGFGEYSEIVDAICID